A DNA window from Deinococcus gobiensis I-0 contains the following coding sequences:
- a CDS encoding ABC transporter transmembrane domain-containing protein: MKRPWTEDWQLIVGSQTRTYLLALAWAGAIAVLMTALNPLATRLIFDVAVTEKRLDWLIAIAAASLVIFGLLRWWDFQGGQYQQRLTNRMSADLTRRMVSGYFHLPPEVVARHNEGYFVARTMNEVEQTVSPVVSSGIQLLRAVLILATAMVTVLLLSWQLTTVLLIITPALLLLARHFSAQLHQDAHGVQESTAAQQEVHAAAIGAYRTVRMFNLEGLALHQLMRSVDHRLNAVYTLGYRSGKYATLSRITLSIAELLVLVLGGYAVMTTSLTLGGLMAYMGAYWMAVSAVQSLIDLTPQVQVLRSNIWRLADMLAQQDTQPVIPVDAPVNSALVWQDASFGQGETATLTGVNIDVPRGQRILVRGANGAGKSTLALTALSLLPLQKGSVQRSGDISGLVEPVKFPSLPLRELVTQFDASHAEALIEQLNLTLLMDSRYDELSLGQRKKFALMMTLLKPAEIYVFDEPLANLDDQTQRLAFELILRHTAGKTVLAVMHDSAEFSSHFNLVAEVVAGQVTVQPQQSTMAKVFVPQLKTHSGLSWNPTPQ; this comes from the coding sequence ATGAAGCGCCCCTGGACTGAAGACTGGCAGCTGATCGTCGGCTCGCAAACCCGTACCTATCTGCTTGCTCTGGCCTGGGCAGGAGCGATCGCTGTCCTGATGACTGCCCTCAACCCCCTCGCTACACGCCTGATCTTCGACGTAGCGGTTACCGAGAAGCGGCTGGACTGGTTGATCGCCATCGCGGCCGCCTCCCTGGTGATCTTTGGACTGCTCCGGTGGTGGGATTTCCAGGGTGGGCAGTACCAGCAGCGACTGACCAATCGGATGAGTGCCGATCTGACCCGCCGCATGGTCAGTGGCTACTTCCACCTCCCTCCAGAGGTAGTGGCGCGGCACAACGAGGGCTATTTCGTCGCCAGAACGATGAACGAGGTGGAGCAGACCGTTTCGCCAGTTGTCAGTTCAGGAATTCAGCTGTTACGGGCTGTCCTGATCTTGGCCACGGCCATGGTCACGGTCCTCCTGCTCTCCTGGCAGCTCACAACAGTCTTGTTGATCATTACGCCAGCACTTTTGCTTCTTGCCCGGCATTTTTCGGCCCAGCTTCACCAAGACGCCCATGGTGTGCAGGAGAGTACCGCTGCTCAGCAGGAGGTGCATGCTGCGGCCATTGGCGCCTACCGAACGGTCCGCATGTTCAATCTCGAGGGATTGGCTCTGCACCAGCTCATGCGTTCGGTCGACCATCGCCTGAACGCGGTGTATACCCTGGGCTACCGGTCCGGCAAATACGCCACCCTCAGCCGGATCACGCTCAGCATCGCTGAACTGCTCGTCCTGGTCCTGGGGGGCTACGCCGTCATGACGACGTCGCTCACGCTGGGCGGCCTCATGGCTTATATGGGGGCCTACTGGATGGCGGTAAGTGCCGTACAGAGCCTGATTGACCTGACGCCTCAGGTGCAGGTGCTGCGCTCCAACATCTGGCGTCTGGCCGATATGCTCGCCCAACAGGACACACAACCAGTCATTCCCGTTGATGCTCCAGTCAACAGTGCCCTGGTGTGGCAGGACGCTTCGTTTGGTCAGGGGGAGACGGCGACGCTGACAGGAGTCAACATCGATGTGCCCAGGGGCCAGAGGATCCTGGTGCGGGGTGCCAATGGTGCAGGAAAAAGTACCCTTGCCCTGACTGCCCTGTCCCTCTTGCCACTTCAGAAGGGCTCCGTCCAACGCAGTGGAGACATCAGTGGTCTGGTCGAGCCGGTCAAGTTTCCTTCCTTGCCCCTGCGTGAGCTGGTGACTCAATTTGATGCCAGCCATGCGGAGGCCCTGATTGAGCAGCTCAATCTGACGCTGCTGATGGACTCCCGCTACGACGAGCTTTCCCTCGGACAGCGGAAGAAGTTCGCCCTCATGATGACCCTGCTCAAACCGGCGGAGATCTACGTCTTCGACGAGCCTCTGGCAAATCTGGACGATCAGACCCAGCGCCTAGCTTTCGAACTGATCCTTCGGCACACGGCAGGCAAGACCGTCCTGGCCGTCATGCACGACTCTGCAGAGTTCTCTTCCCACTTCAATCTGGTGGCTGAAGTCGTCGCTGGGCAGGTCACGGTCCAGCCTCAACAGTCGACTATGGCAAAAGTGTTCGTTCCTCAATTGAAAACACACTCGGGGCTTTCTTGGAACCCAACGCCTCAGTGA